In the genome of Candidatus Zymogenus saltonus, one region contains:
- a CDS encoding redoxin domain-containing protein, with amino-acid sequence MSHKITAGAKAPDFTFDSPWKKSLKFHDSLKSGKTILIFLRYMGCPICQMKISEIRRDWDEFRKRNLNVLVVLQSEAENVISVKGSDEKLKEAVIPFTIVLDPKEEIFKLYGVLPGSILRYITPGTIKKAMQSKKLGFKHGVSEGKELQLPAVFIVDDKKMVRYAYYGKNVSDVPENAVLFNIAEKP; translated from the coding sequence GTGAGCCATAAAATTACGGCGGGGGCGAAGGCGCCCGATTTCACCTTCGACTCCCCCTGGAAGAAGTCGCTGAAGTTTCACGACTCTCTTAAAAGCGGGAAGACGATACTCATCTTTCTTCGCTACATGGGATGCCCCATATGCCAGATGAAGATATCGGAGATAAGGAGGGATTGGGACGAGTTCAGGAAGAGAAATCTCAACGTCCTTGTAGTACTGCAGAGCGAGGCGGAAAACGTGATCTCGGTGAAGGGGAGCGATGAGAAGTTGAAAGAGGCGGTCATTCCCTTCACCATAGTCCTGGATCCGAAAGAGGAGATATTCAAGCTCTACGGCGTTCTCCCCGGGTCGATCTTAAGGTATATTACCCCGGGGACGATAAAAAAGGCGATGCAATCTAAAAAGCTTGGGTTCAAGCATGGGGTGAGCGAGGGGAAGGAGCTGCAGCTTCCCGCCGTTTTCATCGTGGACGACAAAAAAATGGTGCGATACGCCTATTACGGGAAAAACGTCTCCGACGTCCCGGAAAACGCGGTGCTTTTCAATATCGCCGAAAAGCCGTGA